From Desulfovibrio inopinatus DSM 10711, the proteins below share one genomic window:
- a CDS encoding sensor histidine kinase: protein MRNKSIIIEGCILLGIAFLSLVLLGTSNFFEQFHVFSRQHESWNLDDILLSFPVFLLCFIIFITRRLRDLRREIIKREQAEKAALAAEERAQDALKMKEQFMSVVCHELRTPLNGVLGILTILKDEEGGTDDTKQLVDLALQRGRDLDQLIDDVLFFVRMGKTRVFDAFSEFDPQAVISTVHSMVLPQAEAKGLSMPPPVMETPDMLVGLESGIRHIVLNLGENAVKFTDNGHVFIRLSYQPESEKDGQLILEVEDTGPGISAADQAQIFEPFRQLDGSSTRKNEGIGLGLSLVKELVNVLHGELILTSTVGKGSTFRVTLPVSKP from the coding sequence ATGAGGAACAAATCAATAATCATTGAAGGTTGCATCCTTTTAGGTATTGCTTTTCTTTCCCTTGTTTTGTTGGGAACATCGAATTTTTTCGAGCAGTTTCATGTCTTCAGCCGACAGCATGAATCGTGGAACCTCGATGATATTTTACTCAGTTTTCCTGTCTTCCTCTTGTGTTTCATTATTTTTATCACTCGACGCCTTCGCGATCTTCGGCGTGAGATAATCAAGCGTGAGCAAGCTGAGAAGGCGGCGTTAGCCGCGGAAGAAAGAGCACAGGACGCCTTGAAGATGAAGGAACAGTTCATGTCCGTTGTTTGTCATGAATTGCGTACACCACTGAATGGCGTGCTCGGTATTTTAACGATTCTCAAAGATGAAGAAGGGGGGACAGATGATACGAAACAGCTTGTTGATCTTGCTTTGCAACGGGGAAGAGATTTAGACCAACTCATTGATGATGTATTGTTTTTCGTGCGTATGGGAAAAACTCGTGTATTCGATGCGTTTTCTGAATTTGATCCTCAAGCGGTGATTTCAACCGTCCATTCTATGGTTTTGCCACAGGCGGAAGCAAAAGGCTTGTCTATGCCACCTCCGGTTATGGAGACACCGGACATGCTTGTCGGGCTAGAAAGTGGAATTCGTCATATTGTGCTTAATCTTGGAGAGAATGCCGTTAAGTTTACCGATAATGGCCATGTGTTTATTCGTCTTTCGTATCAGCCTGAATCCGAGAAAGACGGGCAATTGATCCTTGAAGTTGAAGATACTGGTCCAGGCATTTCTGCAGCGGATCAGGCGCAAATTTTTGAACCATTCAGGCAACTCGATGGTTCTTCGACCCGTAAAAATGAAGGAATAGGGTTAGGGCTAAGCCTTGTGAAAGAGCTTGTGAATGTTCTTCACGGGGAACTCATTCTGACGAGTACAGTCGGGAAGGGCTCAACGTTTCGCGTAACACTGCCTGTTTCGAAGCCGTAA
- a CDS encoding glycosyltransferase 61 family protein: MKTPSYATNLCSKNVQKLNFLYDTSPPFGAKEHFFHFLHGYVIPALHWCHEVQCRHVSFEDCGPLMNPKLAEACQLASLDCSPLMHVATQEQDSSTQCIIPRWDVQLIRFDGANQTPSEISMFRSKTAYILQFMLDRAQEVCKKQGTLEQWQQIDILVLRRSPDHPYYAPGGKVKFPKYGRGRRALLNTLDIANHLAKSGYSVKEVDMGKLPLWEQIIAFHNASSVIGARGAEFAHLFWMRPGATAVMFATPTAKENNASRSLSEIFNLRFISPKVESNFFSVEPEEIRAYLP, encoded by the coding sequence ATGAAGACACCTTCTTACGCGACAAATCTTTGCTCGAAAAATGTTCAGAAATTGAACTTCTTATACGATACAAGCCCGCCCTTTGGTGCAAAAGAACATTTCTTTCACTTTCTGCACGGTTATGTAATTCCTGCCTTGCATTGGTGCCATGAGGTACAATGTCGACATGTCAGTTTTGAAGACTGTGGGCCCCTCATGAATCCCAAACTTGCCGAAGCCTGCCAGCTCGCCTCCCTTGACTGTAGTCCCTTGATGCACGTTGCTACGCAAGAGCAAGATTCTTCCACTCAGTGCATCATCCCGCGTTGGGATGTACAACTCATTCGCTTTGATGGGGCAAATCAGACACCGAGTGAAATAAGCATGTTCCGCTCAAAGACGGCATACATACTTCAGTTCATGCTGGATCGTGCCCAAGAAGTATGCAAGAAACAAGGAACCCTCGAACAATGGCAGCAAATAGATATACTCGTGCTCAGAAGATCGCCAGATCATCCCTATTATGCTCCCGGAGGAAAAGTAAAGTTTCCGAAGTATGGCAGAGGGCGGCGTGCACTCCTCAACACCTTAGACATTGCGAATCATCTTGCCAAATCTGGATATTCTGTCAAAGAAGTTGACATGGGGAAGCTTCCGCTTTGGGAACAAATTATAGCCTTTCACAATGCATCCAGCGTTATCGGTGCAAGAGGCGCTGAGTTTGCTCACCTGTTTTGGATGCGGCCTGGTGCGACAGCCGTGATGTTTGCAACTCCCACCGCCAAAGAAAATAACGCCTCCAGGTCCTTATCTGAAATATTTAATCTCCGTTTCATCTCACCCAAGGTCGAGAGCAATTTCTTTTCAGTCGAACCAGAAGAAATTCGTGCTTACTTGCCATAA